One stretch of Atribacterota bacterium DNA includes these proteins:
- a CDS encoding FAD-dependent oxidoreductase: MKNLFVIIGGDAAGMSAASKARRENPELEIIVFERGSWASYGACGLPYYIKGDIKNIKDLIGIPPEIFIEKRNIDLRLNHEVIKIIPEEKKLIVRNRDGNIKQGYDKLLISTGARTVKPNIKGIESGGVFALRDMDSGKNIKNFLHEKLPESVLIVGGGYIGMEMAEAFHANGLKVHVVEFFPHVLNPFGTEIAAVVENHLKDFVQLHLGKYVNTIMETDTGNLSVQVKDKKTEDYQENIATDMVLLATGIVPEVSLAREAGIALGETGAIAVDEFGQTNIPDIYAAGDCAEAKHTVTGEPVYIPLALTANRNGRAIGSTVGGKTTTLVPISGTAVVKVFQLEVATTGIIDIELAKKSGFSPLKITVDSHSRAGYCPESKPIKISLMADQRSKKLLGASMVGEEGIVKRIDIIATALSGKYTVEQLENLDLAYAPPFSPVWDPVLTAAKVLNGKLNN; encoded by the coding sequence ATGAAGAATCTATTTGTAATAATTGGCGGAGATGCAGCTGGAATGAGTGCTGCCAGTAAGGCAAGACGGGAAAATCCTGAATTGGAAATTATTGTCTTTGAAAGAGGAAGCTGGGCTTCTTATGGCGCATGTGGACTACCTTATTATATAAAAGGAGATATAAAAAATATCAAAGACCTTATCGGGATTCCTCCCGAGATATTTATAGAGAAAAGAAATATTGACCTGCGTTTAAACCATGAAGTTATAAAAATAATACCTGAAGAAAAAAAATTAATTGTCCGTAATAGAGATGGTAATATCAAACAGGGTTATGATAAATTACTTATCAGTACTGGTGCAAGGACTGTAAAGCCAAACATAAAGGGTATTGAATCTGGAGGAGTCTTTGCTTTGCGTGATATGGACAGCGGAAAAAATATAAAAAATTTTCTGCATGAAAAATTGCCTGAATCAGTATTGATTGTGGGGGGCGGATATATTGGAATGGAAATGGCTGAGGCCTTTCATGCAAATGGATTAAAAGTTCATGTTGTTGAGTTTTTCCCCCATGTTTTAAATCCATTTGGCACAGAAATTGCTGCTGTAGTAGAGAATCATCTAAAAGATTTTGTCCAGTTACACCTGGGAAAATATGTTAATACCATAATGGAAACTGATACCGGAAACCTATCAGTGCAGGTAAAAGATAAAAAGACAGAAGATTATCAAGAGAATATTGCAACAGATATGGTTTTATTGGCAACTGGTATTGTACCGGAAGTATCTTTAGCCAGAGAGGCAGGAATTGCACTGGGAGAAACCGGGGCAATTGCTGTGGATGAATTTGGCCAAACAAATATTCCGGATATTTATGCTGCAGGTGATTGTGCAGAAGCAAAACACACTGTAACCGGTGAACCCGTATATATACCACTGGCATTAACCGCAAATAGAAACGGACGAGCGATTGGCAGTACTGTAGGAGGAAAAACGACTACTTTAGTTCCAATAAGTGGAACTGCTGTTGTGAAAGTCTTTCAATTAGAGGTCGCCACAACCGGAATCATAGATATTGAATTAGCTAAAAAAAGTGGTTTTAGTCCATTAAAAATCACTGTTGATAGTCATTCCCGGGCTGGTTATTGCCCAGAATCTAAACCTATTAAAATTAGTCTTATGGCAGACCAAAGAAGTAAAAAATTACTTGGGGCAAGCATGGTAGGGGAAGAGGGGATAGTCAAAAGAATCGATATTATTGCTACTGCCCTTAGTGGAAAATATACGGTAGAACAATTAGAAAATTTGGATTTGGCTTATGCACCTCCATTTTCTCCTGTATGGGATCCGGTTTTAACAGCTGCAAAAGTATTAAATGGTAAATTGAATAACTGA